From Planctomycetota bacterium, one genomic window encodes:
- a CDS encoding GNAT family N-acetyltransferase, whose translation MIEYRCFRNDDPPRLADVWRDAELGPGALQPMTSELIEGAVLAKPWFDPAGLVLAFDGPRAVGFAHAGFGPTADGRNLDRGLGIVFLVAVVPHARKEGIADELLGHCEAYLRRNGARRLQGGGTGAQRAFYLGLYGGADLPGILESSPALTGVFGRGGYHVADRIAAVGRRLTGYRPQVSRTQLALRRSMLLRAIDEPPHRHWWEAATTVGLPLRRYELVGADGMVAASATFWDRHGLAGCAPGLRWGLLGVAVPETLRRRGLGHHVLGEALFDLAQEGAEMVEGQAHEADPGGCALYTKLGFAPLALGLVYAKTVSDA comes from the coding sequence GTGATCGAGTACCGCTGCTTCCGCAACGACGATCCTCCGCGCCTCGCCGACGTGTGGCGCGACGCCGAGCTCGGTCCCGGTGCCCTGCAGCCGATGACGAGCGAATTGATCGAGGGGGCGGTCCTCGCCAAGCCGTGGTTCGACCCGGCCGGGTTGGTGCTGGCGTTCGACGGCCCGCGGGCTGTCGGCTTCGCCCACGCCGGGTTCGGCCCGACCGCCGATGGGCGGAACCTCGACCGCGGCCTCGGGATCGTGTTTCTCGTCGCGGTGGTGCCGCACGCCCGCAAGGAGGGCATCGCCGACGAGCTGCTCGGCCACTGCGAGGCGTATCTCCGCCGCAACGGCGCGCGGCGGCTGCAGGGGGGCGGCACAGGCGCGCAGCGCGCCTTCTACCTCGGCCTCTACGGTGGCGCCGATCTGCCGGGGATCCTCGAATCGAGCCCCGCGCTGACCGGCGTCTTCGGCCGCGGCGGCTACCACGTCGCCGATCGGATCGCCGCCGTCGGCCGCCGCCTCACCGGCTACCGCCCCCAGGTGAGCCGCACGCAGCTGGCGCTGCGCCGCTCGATGCTCCTGCGGGCGATCGACGAGCCGCCGCACCGGCATTGGTGGGAGGCGGCGACCACCGTCGGGCTCCCGCTGCGCCGCTACGAGCTGGTCGGCGCCGACGGGATGGTGGCCGCCAGCGCGACGTTCTGGGACCGTCACGGACTGGCGGGCTGTGCTCCGGGGCTGCGCTGGGGGCTGCTCGGCGTCGCCGTGCCGGAAACGCTTCGGCGCCGCGGCCTCGGGCACCACGTGCTCGGCGAGGCGCTGTTCGACCTCGCGCAGGAGGGGGCGGAGATGGTCGAAGGACAGGCGCACGAAGCCGATCCCGGAGGCTGCGCGCTGTACACGAAGCTCGGGTTCGCACCGCTGGCGCTGGGGCTGGTGTACGCCAAGACGGTGTCCGACGCGTGA
- a CDS encoding Rieske 2Fe-2S domain-containing protein has translation MTPGRAPPRGTRWSGRDVSDWIDIAAAADCPPGEVVECVAGGRIVALANVDGQWSAIDGLCPHQGGPLGRGRLCNGVITCPWHGWQFDAVSGRHRLSATVRQAVHDVREEAGRILVRLVPASGDHAA, from the coding sequence CTGACCCCGGGCCGGGCTCCGCCGCGGGGCACCCGGTGGAGCGGTCGAGACGTGAGCGACTGGATCGACATCGCCGCCGCCGCCGACTGCCCCCCCGGGGAGGTCGTCGAGTGCGTCGCGGGCGGCCGGATCGTGGCGCTGGCCAATGTCGACGGGCAGTGGTCGGCGATCGACGGGCTCTGCCCGCACCAGGGAGGCCCGCTCGGCCGGGGGCGGCTGTGCAACGGCGTGATCACCTGCCCGTGGCACGGCTGGCAGTTCGACGCGGTCAGCGGCCGCCACCGCCTCTCGGCGACCGTCCGGCAGGCCGTCCACGACGTCCGTGAGGAGGCCGGGCGGATCCTCGTGCGCCTCGTGCCCGCGTCGGGGGATCACGCGGCGTGA